The Peribacillus sp. FSL P2-0133 genome has a segment encoding these proteins:
- a CDS encoding LytTR family DNA-binding domain-containing protein, translating to MKINVEIDEEVQAIEVLIRNHEWNEEVQELMERLRERKRPYFVGRKGEMQHVFRAEEIICLFTEQDSIMVRTKQGTFEMKERLYELERDLPGNQFVRLSKSVIANLDDLSRFEASFNGT from the coding sequence ATGAAAATAAACGTAGAGATAGATGAGGAGGTCCAAGCGATAGAGGTGCTTATCCGAAATCATGAATGGAATGAGGAAGTCCAGGAACTGATGGAGCGCTTGAGGGAGAGGAAAAGACCGTATTTTGTCGGCAGGAAAGGAGAAATGCAGCATGTTTTCCGGGCGGAAGAAATAATCTGTTTGTTCACAGAGCAGGATTCCATAATGGTGCGGACGAAACAGGGTACTTTCGAAATGAAAGAAAGATTATATGAGCTTGAAAGGGATCTTCCTGGTAACCAGTTCGTTCGATTGTCCAAGTCAGTGATAGCCAACCTTGATGATTTAAGCAGATTTGAGGCATCTTTCAACGGGACGTAA
- a CDS encoding sigma-70 family RNA polymerase sigma factor, with translation MKEKLDKELMALVMKKHRPALEELYDRHIKLIYGFIFKFTNGNAEKTKEIVQLVFLKLWTTKSSYNPEKGHFVSWLLTVTRNVCVDYVRKDSVHIRNNKHMDMNHPIDIEDPNNDIENGILHSEIANAKSKLSKPQKRLIDLLYWKGYSLTEIAKIENEPIGTIKSRLHQSLKLLKKYLEVGGL, from the coding sequence TTGAAAGAAAAACTTGATAAGGAATTGATGGCATTAGTAATGAAAAAGCATCGTCCTGCTCTGGAAGAACTTTATGACCGGCATATTAAATTAATCTATGGATTTATTTTTAAGTTCACAAATGGAAATGCTGAAAAAACAAAAGAGATTGTGCAGTTGGTCTTTTTAAAGCTCTGGACCACAAAAAGCAGTTACAATCCCGAAAAGGGCCACTTTGTAAGCTGGCTTTTGACCGTTACACGAAATGTGTGTGTGGATTATGTCCGTAAAGACAGCGTTCATATCCGGAATAACAAACACATGGACATGAACCATCCAATTGACATAGAAGATCCTAATAATGATATAGAAAATGGAATATTACACAGTGAAATTGCCAATGCAAAAAGTAAGTTAAGCAAGCCGCAAAAAAGGCTGATTGATTTACTGTATTGGAAAGGGTACTCGTTAACGGAAATTGCCAAAATTGAAAATGAACCGATTGGTACCATCAAGAGCAGACTTCACCAGTCGCTTAAATTGTTGAAAAAGTATTTGGAAGTAGGTGGTTTGTAA
- a CDS encoding endospore germination permease, with translation MEKGKISSLQMAFMMYPTIVATAVLGVPSITAKYAKTDLWLSPILASLIGYATVYITYKLHKLYPKQTVIQFSEQIIGQIPGKILGFLFLFFYIPITGQILRSYGEFIVDSFLVKTPISVIMASMVLLCAFIVRGGIEAMGRAAQLLVPVFIFPLLLLIVLLGPDLEFKNIFPILGNGIMPPIKGSIIPGGWFSEFFLMIFLLPFLTDMKKGMKSGMMSVFAVMMTLIVVNLLVLFVLGSTTATKNYPMMNVSRYISLADFFEHLESAIMAVWIVGAFVKISVFYYAAALGTAQWLNLSDYRPVVWPIGILIVEFSFWSYPSSMAVSRYDIVAFPFHGILMQTIIPLLLLVIAMVRKRNRQRKGSKSS, from the coding sequence ATGGAGAAAGGTAAAATTTCATCTTTACAGATGGCATTCATGATGTATCCGACGATTGTGGCAACGGCTGTTCTCGGTGTTCCAAGCATCACAGCGAAATATGCCAAAACTGATTTATGGCTGTCCCCCATTTTGGCGTCTCTCATCGGGTATGCGACGGTGTATATCACTTATAAACTGCACAAACTTTATCCGAAACAAACGGTTATCCAATTCAGTGAACAGATCATTGGTCAGATTCCGGGGAAAATTCTCGGTTTTTTATTCTTGTTTTTTTATATCCCGATCACAGGGCAAATCCTAAGAAGTTACGGAGAATTTATTGTTGACTCTTTTCTGGTCAAAACCCCGATTAGCGTGATCATGGCATCGATGGTACTCCTCTGTGCCTTTATCGTCCGTGGAGGGATAGAGGCGATGGGGAGAGCTGCCCAATTGTTGGTTCCTGTTTTTATCTTTCCACTCCTCCTTTTAATCGTCCTACTGGGCCCAGATCTTGAATTTAAGAATATATTCCCGATATTGGGGAATGGAATTATGCCTCCAATCAAGGGTTCAATTATACCGGGTGGATGGTTTAGCGAGTTTTTTTTGATGATTTTTCTCCTCCCTTTTTTAACCGATATGAAAAAAGGGATGAAATCCGGGATGATGTCTGTTTTTGCCGTGATGATGACGTTAATTGTGGTGAATCTTCTGGTTCTTTTTGTACTCGGGTCAACAACAGCCACGAAGAATTATCCCATGATGAATGTATCTCGGTACATCAGTTTGGCCGACTTTTTTGAACATTTGGAGTCCGCCATCATGGCCGTATGGATAGTAGGAGCGTTTGTCAAAATTTCTGTGTTTTATTATGCGGCTGCTTTAGGTACCGCGCAGTGGCTGAATCTCTCCGACTATCGTCCTGTTGTATGGCCGATAGGGATTTTGATTGTAGAATTCAGCTTTTGGTCGTATCCTAGCTCTATGGCTGTCAGTCGATATGATATCGTCGCCTTCCCTTTTCATGGAATTTTGATGCAAACGATTATACCTCTGTTATTGTTGGTGATTGCTATGGTTAGAAAAAGAAATAGACAGAGAAAGGGAAGCAAATCAAGCTAA
- a CDS encoding spore germination protein translates to MDSKPADSLDVNFSQNVETLRSVYDNCSDVMFRSFLLFGKTRAMLIYIAGLSDIEAIEQYVLSPLMQESSKEPQPLNEFIEHKMPVPKVVKVNMLADCIESISSGNPILLYEGGSDGFSLGLSKWEKRAIEEPVAEGGVRGSREGFIESLEVNTSQLRRIIKSPALKIQSMKIGTLTRTNVSIAYIDGLADKTLIEEITTRLERIKIDGILESEYIEEMIEDNPFSPFPQIMSTERPDVACASLLEGRAVILVEGTPFTLIAPISFFSLIQSQEDYAQRFMAGTFIRWLRYFFMGLSLLLPSLYVAILTFHHEAVPTALLLSVAASREAVPFPALVEALMMEITFEALREAGVRLPKQVGSAVSIVGALVIGQASVQAGLVSAPMVIVVAITGIASFMMPRYIAGITFRMLRFPMMLLAGTLGLLGIVMGIIAIVIHLCSLRSFGVPYLAPLAPLKGKELKDVLWRAPWWMMDTRPRLTGDSNVYRQAPEQSPNPKRGSETE, encoded by the coding sequence CTGGATTCCAAGCCTGCAGATTCACTTGATGTGAATTTCAGTCAAAATGTAGAAACACTTCGTTCTGTTTATGATAATTGCTCGGATGTCATGTTCCGCTCGTTCTTACTTTTCGGAAAGACGCGGGCGATGCTCATTTACATTGCGGGACTCTCAGACATCGAGGCGATAGAGCAATATGTGCTATCTCCACTCATGCAAGAGTCATCAAAAGAACCACAACCATTAAATGAGTTTATTGAACATAAAATGCCCGTTCCTAAAGTGGTAAAAGTGAATATGTTGGCGGATTGCATTGAATCGATTTCCTCTGGAAACCCGATCCTTCTATATGAAGGGGGAAGCGATGGATTTTCTCTGGGATTGTCCAAATGGGAAAAGCGGGCGATTGAAGAACCTGTGGCAGAGGGGGGAGTTAGGGGGTCACGAGAGGGATTTATTGAATCTCTAGAAGTAAATACGTCCCAATTGCGACGTATTATCAAAAGTCCTGCCCTTAAAATACAATCGATGAAGATTGGAACTCTTACCAGGACAAATGTTTCAATTGCTTATATTGATGGCCTTGCGGATAAAACATTGATTGAAGAGATTACAACTCGGTTGGAACGAATTAAAATAGACGGAATTTTAGAAAGCGAGTACATCGAGGAAATGATCGAGGACAATCCGTTTTCACCTTTCCCTCAGATTATGTCGACAGAACGGCCGGATGTAGCCTGTGCCAGCTTGCTGGAGGGACGAGCTGTCATTCTTGTAGAAGGAACCCCTTTTACTTTAATTGCACCAATATCCTTCTTTTCTTTGATTCAATCACAAGAGGATTATGCTCAACGTTTTATGGCAGGCACTTTTATCCGTTGGTTACGATATTTTTTTATGGGATTATCTCTTTTGCTTCCTTCACTTTATGTTGCTATTTTAACGTTCCATCATGAGGCGGTTCCAACCGCACTCCTGCTAAGCGTAGCAGCATCCCGGGAAGCGGTCCCTTTCCCAGCCTTAGTTGAGGCATTGATGATGGAGATAACCTTTGAAGCACTGAGAGAGGCTGGGGTCCGATTGCCGAAGCAAGTAGGTTCCGCTGTCAGCATTGTTGGAGCGCTAGTGATTGGTCAAGCTTCCGTACAAGCGGGGTTGGTTTCAGCGCCAATGGTCATTGTGGTTGCGATTACGGGAATCGCTTCTTTTATGATGCCCCGTTATATTGCCGGAATTACTTTCCGGATGCTGCGTTTCCCAATGATGCTGCTTGCCGGTACCTTAGGACTGCTTGGCATCGTGATGGGAATCATCGCCATAGTCATTCACTTATGCAGCTTACGGTCCTTTGGCGTTCCATACTTAGCGCCACTGGCGCCGTTAAAAGGTAAAGAGCTGAAAGATGTGCTGTGGAGAGCCCCTTGGTGGATGATGGATACACGCCCGCGTCTCACAGGGGATTCTAATGTATACCGTCAAGCCCCGGAACAGAGTCCAAATCCAAAAAGGGGGAGTGAAACGGAGTGA
- a CDS encoding DUF3021 domain-containing protein, whose product MMKTLLFRSFVGICFGALVMVLTCFGVIGFGEITSLDSGIFVKNAIGCLLCGWFFSTATLFFENEKWNLLTQTILHFLTVSILYFLLSFFVGWIPFSLKGLAIGIGIFIPFYMIIWTVFYLYFRFQMKILNDGLDKRRN is encoded by the coding sequence ATGATGAAAACACTTTTATTCCGTAGCTTTGTAGGGATTTGCTTTGGTGCACTCGTGATGGTGTTGACGTGTTTTGGGGTCATTGGCTTTGGGGAGATCACATCATTAGACAGTGGAATATTCGTGAAAAATGCGATAGGATGCCTATTATGTGGCTGGTTTTTCAGCACGGCAACACTCTTCTTTGAAAATGAAAAATGGAATTTGTTAACTCAAACCATTCTGCACTTCCTAACTGTCAGCATTCTTTACTTCCTATTATCCTTCTTTGTTGGTTGGATTCCATTCAGCTTAAAAGGTTTAGCTATAGGAATTGGGATTTTCATACCATTCTATATGATCATTTGGACCGTATTCTATCTCTACTTCCGCTTCCAAATGAAAATATTGAATGATGGACTTGATAAAAGAAGGAATTGA
- a CDS encoding PaaI family thioesterase, with the protein MEENVLKAIQDDYPDEFAWCYGCGRLNKDGHHFRTGWQGEQTRTIYTPRPEHIAIPGFVYGGLIASLIDCHGTGSAAIALHRKNGHEVGDGVEPPRFVTASLKVEFVKPTPNDVPLIAVGTVHEIHPKKWRIETEVFAIDKLCARGEVIAVVMPSTFTSKERS; encoded by the coding sequence ATGGAGGAAAATGTGCTAAAAGCGATTCAAGATGATTATCCAGATGAATTTGCATGGTGTTATGGATGCGGTCGCTTAAACAAAGATGGTCATCATTTTCGAACGGGTTGGCAAGGCGAGCAAACAAGGACAATTTATACACCACGACCAGAGCATATCGCAATTCCAGGATTTGTTTATGGCGGCTTGATTGCATCTTTAATTGATTGTCATGGAACAGGTTCCGCTGCTATTGCATTGCATCGTAAAAATGGTCATGAAGTTGGAGATGGAGTGGAGCCTCCAAGGTTCGTGACAGCTTCACTGAAAGTGGAGTTCGTAAAGCCAACCCCAAATGATGTGCCATTAATAGCCGTTGGGACGGTTCATGAAATTCATCCTAAGAAATGGAGAATAGAAACAGAGGTTTTTGCCATCGATAAACTTTGCGCCCGAGGAGAGGTAATCGCTGTGGTGATGCCAAGTACTTTTACAAGCAAAGAGAGATCTTAA
- a CDS encoding anti-sigma factor has product MDKECTNLLSFLSGELGEKEKKAFTEHLMQCSECTREYEQMMEAWKSLKWDFEEIEPSSSLKSEVMNFVFETDDEVPVRREKNWSSFFFKQFTPVTSGLLLATLVLAFVLLYSNIQLKKELAAIDLPMEVKTSLSLQPADKTAVNMNTDGAAYILQQGEERRLIVQIQNLPSLQKSEVYQVWLLKDGKRTNAGTFKPDEAGTGSLTYNLSINDKFNQIGITREPDSNSTKPRGEKIVGSS; this is encoded by the coding sequence ATGGATAAAGAGTGCACTAACCTGCTTTCATTTTTATCGGGTGAACTGGGAGAAAAAGAAAAAAAAGCATTCACGGAACACTTAATGCAATGCTCTGAATGCACTAGGGAGTATGAACAAATGATGGAAGCCTGGAAGTCATTGAAATGGGATTTCGAAGAAATAGAACCTTCTTCTTCCCTGAAATCAGAGGTTATGAATTTTGTCTTTGAGACTGATGATGAAGTTCCGGTGAGAAGGGAAAAGAATTGGAGTAGTTTTTTCTTTAAGCAGTTTACACCAGTCACTTCAGGTCTCTTGCTGGCCACCCTGGTTTTGGCGTTCGTGCTGTTATATTCCAATATTCAACTGAAAAAAGAACTTGCAGCTATCGATCTGCCAATGGAGGTTAAAACATCGCTATCTTTGCAGCCTGCCGATAAGACCGCTGTAAACATGAATACGGACGGTGCTGCATACATTTTGCAGCAAGGTGAAGAAAGAAGGTTAATCGTTCAGATTCAGAATTTGCCGAGCCTTCAAAAGTCCGAGGTGTATCAGGTGTGGTTGCTGAAAGATGGAAAACGGACAAATGCAGGAACTTTCAAGCCTGATGAAGCCGGCACGGGATCATTGACATACAATCTATCCATTAATGATAAATTCAATCAAATTGGCATCACAAGGGAACCAGATTCAAATAGTACAAAGCCGAGAGGCGAAAAAATAGTTGGATCTTCTTAA
- a CDS encoding Ger(x)C family spore germination protein, whose protein sequence is MKNVLLLLVICGTTPFLSGCWDRIEITDLAIVTAAAIDKKGNNQIELSVQVFIPSSISSGGGQGGSSQGGSGVTTMVRSAKGSNIADALSKLQSRLPRKIFWGHCKVFVFGEKLAKEGIQEQLDFLLRHPQPREKANVYVSKGKAKPILESLPPLENYSGEVLRELSDLHIGMLVTLQDLDEMLTGKPQSAALPFVKILPPAKGQTKLQGIPYIVGTAVFKKDKMTGTMTEKETRGLLWLRDEIESYTVTFQPKGMKGEISLNPVTAQVKIIPQIINNKWRFLVKVNTEGAVIQNETNLDLSSPKSINAAERAYQKDIENRIEMAFLHIQDKKADILGLGKDFYRKYPKQFNKVENHWDDIFAEMEVEIDVAAHIRRQGYINKPAGMSENEVKDK, encoded by the coding sequence ATGAAAAACGTCCTTCTTTTGCTCGTTATTTGTGGAACGACCCCTTTTCTAAGCGGTTGTTGGGATCGAATAGAAATCACTGACTTGGCGATTGTCACAGCAGCCGCCATCGATAAGAAGGGGAATAATCAAATCGAACTATCCGTCCAGGTCTTTATTCCAAGTTCAATAAGCAGTGGAGGCGGTCAAGGAGGGAGCAGTCAAGGGGGGAGTGGGGTTACGACAATGGTGAGATCTGCAAAAGGCTCCAATATTGCAGATGCATTGTCTAAGCTTCAAAGCAGGCTTCCGCGAAAAATATTTTGGGGACATTGTAAAGTATTTGTATTCGGTGAAAAGTTAGCGAAGGAAGGAATTCAAGAGCAGCTGGATTTTTTGCTGCGCCATCCGCAGCCAAGAGAGAAAGCAAATGTGTATGTCAGCAAAGGGAAAGCAAAGCCTATCCTTGAATCTTTGCCACCCCTGGAAAACTATTCAGGGGAAGTGCTTAGAGAACTATCTGATTTACATATTGGGATGCTGGTCACACTACAGGATTTAGATGAAATGTTAACGGGTAAGCCTCAATCGGCTGCACTTCCATTCGTTAAAATATTGCCGCCAGCGAAAGGGCAAACGAAATTACAGGGAATTCCTTACATTGTCGGAACAGCCGTTTTTAAAAAAGATAAGATGACCGGGACGATGACGGAAAAGGAAACAAGAGGGCTATTGTGGTTAAGAGATGAAATTGAATCATATACCGTGACCTTTCAACCTAAAGGTATGAAAGGGGAGATTTCTTTAAATCCAGTGACAGCCCAAGTCAAGATCATTCCGCAAATTATCAATAATAAATGGAGATTTTTGGTGAAGGTAAATACAGAAGGAGCTGTTATACAAAATGAAACGAATTTAGACCTTTCAAGTCCAAAATCTATTAATGCTGCAGAACGAGCATATCAAAAAGATATAGAAAATCGCATCGAGATGGCTTTTCTGCATATTCAGGATAAGAAAGCGGACATTTTAGGGTTGGGTAAAGATTTCTATAGGAAATATCCTAAACAGTTTAATAAGGTCGAAAACCACTGGGATGATATATTCGCTGAGATGGAAGTGGAAATCGATGTTGCGGCCCATATTCGAAGACAGGGCTATATAAACAAACCGGCAGGAATGTCTGAAAATGAGGTGAAGGACAAGTGA
- a CDS encoding extracellular solute-binding protein, protein MAVLLGFSPEMGTKRGQAVNDVVKVYGPGGPLGPIKEVAEQFTKETGIKVEVTAGPEEKWIDQAKRDADIIYGGSEYMLTEFMHDHPEILDEKKRTDLYARSAGILVRKGNPKNIQSLEDLTNEGVKIVDVNGAGQLGLWEDLAGGKGLIPGISRNIDISVKSSAEAIDLWKANSKLDAWITYESWHYRLADVTDLVQLPEEDKLYRGTPVSITSKSENKKKAKQFIDYLKTEESHQVFQKWGWK, encoded by the coding sequence ATGGCAGTACTGTTAGGATTTTCACCGGAAATGGGTACGAAACGGGGGCAAGCTGTCAACGATGTCGTAAAAGTATACGGTCCAGGTGGCCCTCTTGGGCCTATCAAGGAAGTGGCGGAACAATTCACCAAAGAAACGGGGATAAAAGTTGAAGTTACAGCGGGACCCGAAGAAAAATGGATTGATCAAGCCAAACGGGATGCGGATATCATTTACGGAGGGTCCGAGTATATGCTGACTGAATTCATGCATGATCATCCGGAGATCCTTGATGAAAAAAAACGTACAGATTTGTATGCACGGTCAGCTGGAATTCTGGTTAGAAAAGGAAACCCAAAGAATATACAGTCATTGGAGGATTTAACGAATGAGGGCGTAAAGATTGTGGATGTTAATGGTGCCGGGCAACTGGGGCTATGGGAAGATTTGGCTGGAGGAAAAGGGTTGATCCCCGGAATTAGCAGGAATATTGACATTTCAGTGAAGTCCAGTGCAGAAGCTATCGATCTATGGAAGGCAAATTCTAAATTGGACGCCTGGATTACATATGAATCCTGGCATTACCGTCTGGCGGATGTGACGGACCTGGTTCAACTTCCTGAAGAAGACAAGCTCTATAGAGGGACCCCGGTAAGCATAACAAGTAAGAGTGAAAACAAGAAAAAAGCAAAACAATTCATTGATTATCTTAAAACGGAAGAATCCCATCAAGTATTTCAAAAATGGGGATGGAAGTAA
- a CDS encoding Na+/H+ antiporter yields MSFLITLLGLLVSTIIATILNAKWTRIPLPIYQISMGAVLSLLPFQLSLDFHSELFMICVIAPLFFTEGKNTSRKEMLELRKPILLLAFGLVFVTVFAGGFFIHWLIPDLPMAVAFALAATITPTDAVAVQSITKGLKLPGNMMPILEGESLFNDAAGIVAFKVALAAALTGVFSIKDASLNFIFVALGGIFIGILLGYLIVKLRLFLRVHGLEEISMSIVIELITPFAIYMVAEEFHVSGILAVVAAGVIHGIERDRLQSSTTKLQIVSTNTWSVLGYVLNGLVFALLGFMLPSIYQEIESGLNRGNLFGISVLIVLLLLMIRFIWVYILHDTFTKNRVNPLEQFIMSRVHPEDSNDTDEENVSRSRFAFLTSVSGIHGTITLATALSIPYFMPDDTLFPMRNTVLFIAACVILLSVILATVLLPLLVKTPIEFKDERLTTEEAYKIVLNKTINQLSKEATINNQKAVNQVMEDLNEQLIDLERGITNRPDNRTIRDLVEIGANKELEVVSGLVEKGTISETAFELYKVYISRTLNYMQKSSLKRALINLQAILFKKKINVKWDKKWEAKLEDSIVKNADLIREFRKAQKEASKEAISLIKQQTTPKNRHEVMLVIQRYNRYLNPFATLSEKEANRFKEMVSHFQLNVMQIERDIIQQMVEDEQISMQTATELRQNLIYDEMLMIQN; encoded by the coding sequence ATGTCATTCTTAATCACATTGCTCGGATTATTGGTTTCCACAATAATCGCTACAATATTAAATGCCAAATGGACTCGTATTCCACTACCGATATATCAGATATCCATGGGAGCAGTGCTTTCATTATTGCCATTTCAATTATCGTTGGATTTTCATTCAGAATTATTCATGATCTGTGTCATAGCTCCGCTGTTCTTTACAGAAGGAAAAAATACGTCCCGTAAAGAAATGCTTGAATTACGAAAGCCTATTCTGTTATTGGCCTTTGGGTTAGTATTCGTGACCGTTTTTGCAGGAGGTTTTTTCATCCACTGGTTAATACCCGATTTGCCGATGGCTGTCGCTTTTGCTTTAGCAGCCACGATTACCCCTACGGATGCCGTAGCGGTACAATCGATTACAAAAGGATTGAAATTGCCCGGAAATATGATGCCCATCCTTGAAGGTGAATCACTTTTCAATGATGCTGCTGGAATCGTTGCTTTTAAAGTTGCCTTGGCAGCTGCTTTAACTGGAGTATTTTCTATAAAAGATGCTTCGCTTAATTTTATATTTGTAGCTTTAGGCGGTATTTTTATAGGTATCCTATTAGGCTATTTAATCGTTAAATTACGATTATTTTTACGGGTTCATGGACTTGAAGAAATCTCCATGTCCATTGTTATTGAACTGATTACGCCTTTTGCCATATATATGGTAGCTGAAGAATTCCATGTATCCGGCATCCTGGCAGTGGTTGCTGCAGGTGTAATACATGGCATCGAGCGGGATCGCCTGCAGAGCTCCACTACTAAATTGCAAATTGTATCAACTAATACATGGTCTGTATTAGGTTATGTTTTGAATGGACTTGTATTTGCCTTGTTAGGATTCATGTTGCCGAGTATTTATCAGGAAATTGAGTCCGGCTTAAATAGGGGTAATCTTTTTGGGATAAGTGTTTTGATTGTTCTTTTATTATTGATGATCCGTTTTATTTGGGTATACATTCTGCATGATACTTTTACGAAAAACAGAGTGAATCCATTAGAACAATTCATCATGTCAAGGGTTCATCCAGAAGATAGCAATGACACCGATGAGGAGAATGTTTCAAGATCACGATTTGCATTTTTGACATCCGTTAGCGGCATTCATGGAACCATTACATTAGCTACAGCTTTATCCATACCATATTTCATGCCGGATGACACTTTATTCCCAATGCGTAATACAGTCTTGTTTATCGCAGCTTGCGTTATATTGTTAAGCGTCATATTGGCTACAGTTCTCTTGCCATTACTGGTAAAGACACCGATTGAATTTAAAGATGAACGCCTAACCACTGAAGAGGCTTATAAAATTGTTTTAAATAAAACGATCAATCAGCTGAGCAAAGAAGCAACCATCAATAATCAGAAAGCTGTCAATCAAGTGATGGAAGATTTAAATGAACAACTGATAGATTTGGAGAGGGGAATAACGAATAGACCGGATAATCGGACAATACGAGATTTAGTGGAGATAGGTGCCAACAAGGAATTGGAGGTCGTTTCCGGATTAGTCGAAAAAGGGACTATATCGGAAACAGCCTTTGAACTTTATAAAGTGTATATTTCAAGAACCTTAAATTATATGCAAAAATCGTCGTTGAAAAGGGCTTTGATCAATTTGCAGGCGATTCTTTTCAAGAAAAAGATCAATGTCAAATGGGATAAGAAATGGGAAGCAAAATTAGAGGACTCCATCGTTAAAAATGCTGACCTGATCCGGGAGTTCCGTAAAGCACAAAAAGAAGCTTCAAAGGAAGCTATTTCATTGATCAAACAACAAACTACACCTAAAAACCGTCATGAAGTCATGCTTGTCATTCAAAGATATAATCGTTATTTGAATCCATTCGCAACATTAAGTGAAAAAGAAGCAAATCGCTTTAAAGAGATGGTGAGTCACTTTCAGTTGAATGTGATGCAAATCGAACGTGATATCATTCAGCAAATGGTTGAAGATGAGCAAATATCCATGCAAACGGCAACTGAGCTTAGGCAAAACTTAATCTATGATGAAATGTTAATGATACAAAATTGA
- a CDS encoding endospore germination permease: protein MEKGKISSLQMAFMMYPTIVATAILGVPSITAKYAKTDLWLSPIFAALIGFLTVYIAYKLHQIYPKQTVFQFTEKIIGRIPGKIFGFLLLFFYIQNTGLILRAYAEFVVGSFLVRTPISVIMLSMILLCAFIVRGGIEVLGRSAELFVPVFIFPICILIILLIPDFDFKNIFPVLENGLMPPIKGAIIPGGWFSEFFLIIFLLPFLADMKKGMKSGMMTVFAVMMTLIVVNFLVLFVLGSTTPSKNYPLMNVSRYISLANFFEHVESAVMAVWIVGAFVKISVFYYASALGTAQWLNLSDYRPVVWPIGILIVIFSFWSLPSTIDVNRNDTSVFPLQGILMQTIIPLLLLVIAVVRKRNHKGTETS from the coding sequence ATGGAGAAAGGAAAAATTTCATCTCTGCAGATGGCATTCATGATGTATCCGACGATAGTAGCAACGGCTATTCTCGGAGTTCCAAGCATCACTGCCAAATATGCCAAAACAGATTTATGGCTGTCCCCCATTTTTGCTGCGCTCATAGGGTTTCTGACAGTGTATATCGCTTATAAACTGCACCAAATTTATCCAAAACAAACGGTTTTCCAATTCACTGAAAAAATCATTGGTCGGATTCCGGGGAAAATTTTCGGTTTTTTACTCTTGTTTTTTTATATCCAGAACACGGGTCTAATCCTTAGAGCCTACGCAGAATTTGTTGTCGGCTCTTTTCTGGTACGTACCCCGATTAGTGTGATCATGTTATCGATGATACTTCTGTGTGCGTTCATCGTACGCGGGGGAATAGAAGTGTTGGGGCGATCTGCTGAGTTGTTTGTACCGGTGTTTATTTTTCCAATCTGTATCTTAATCATCTTGCTGATTCCTGACTTCGATTTTAAGAATATATTCCCGGTATTGGAAAATGGCTTAATGCCCCCAATCAAGGGTGCGATTATACCTGGAGGATGGTTCAGCGAGTTTTTTCTGATCATTTTTCTTCTTCCTTTTTTGGCGGATATGAAAAAAGGGATGAAATCCGGGATGATGACAGTTTTTGCCGTGATGATGACGTTAATAGTGGTGAATTTTTTGGTTCTTTTTGTACTCGGGTCAACAACACCCTCAAAGAATTATCCCTTGATGAATGTATCTCGATACATCAGTTTGGCCAACTTTTTTGAACATGTGGAGTCCGCCGTCATGGCGGTATGGATAGTAGGGGCGTTTGTGAAAATTTCCGTATTTTATTATGCATCTGCTTTAGGTACAGCGCAGTGGCTGAATCTCTCCGACTATCGTCCTGTTGTATGGCCGATAGGGATTTTGATTGTCATATTCAGTTTTTGGTCGTTGCCTAGTACTATTGATGTCAATCGCAATGATACAAGCGTCTTCCCTTTACAAGGAATTTTGATGCAAACAATTATACCTCTGTTATTGTTGGTGATTGCTGTTGTAAGGAAAAGAAATCATAAAGGAACCGAAACCAGCTGA